Below is a genomic region from Raphanus sativus cultivar WK10039 chromosome 4, ASM80110v3, whole genome shotgun sequence.
AAgattgatgtaaaaaaaaataattatctcATCCTCCATTTATTTGAAGAGACAAGGAATAGTatataaagataaatatttttaagttatttcaaataattaattagaatgttgacagaaaaaaaaattcaaaaattaactttcaaagttttctatttttaataattaaaagtgataaattatcaaaaattaaaagtaattaaatttcttgagatattattaattttccaTCATttgacaaaattttaatattaaagatacttttttaatatagatgaaaatctatattaaatattagtatatcATTAAACTAATATTACTAATGGGCTAGAACAATAAGGCCCAATAAGAAACATTAAGCCTGATTCTCACAATAGTCGTCGGCCTCTAAAGCGACCGCGAAGTTCTTGCTGCTCGAATAGATTCACGAGTCGACTCTTCTATTCGAAGTCTAGGGCAATTGTTGCGCAAGGAGATTCTTCTGAGGATGAAAAGTGAGAGAGAAGAAGTCAAGAACGGTGGTTTCgagaaggaggaagaagaaagagagctAAAGCGTAAGAGAGCAATGGAACGGTCTCCACCAATAGATGAGCTCGAAGACGACGAAGGCGACGCCTTTAAAGGTCGCGGGAAGCATTCGCGCCACGTCGTAGTCCGTCGCGATTGCCCTTATCTCGACACAGTCAACCGTCAGGTAAAATCACCATCTTACTTACCGACCAAAGTCTTGTGCTTTTGCAAAACTTGTAATGTAATCTAAATCTTtaatgttttggtttggtttgcagGTATTGGATTTTGATTTCGAGAGGTTCTGCTCTGTCTCCTTGTCGAATCTGAACGTTTACGCGTGTCTCGTCTGCGGGAAGTACTTCCAAGGGAGAAGCCAGAGGTCTCATGCTTATACGCATAGCTTGGAAGCAGGACACCACGTTTACATCAATCTTTTGACCGAGAAGGTCTATTGTCTTCCTGATAGTTACGAGATTAATGACCCTTCTTTGGATGACATTCGACACGTCTTGAATCCAAGGTTTGTTGGATCTTCTTACTACTTATCTTCTTGCTAGTTCCTTCTTATCAAGGCCTTGGTGATATACATTTGTAGGTTTAGTAGGGGACAAGTGGAAGAGCTTGATAGGAATAAGCAGTGGTCTAGGGCTCTTGATGGCTCTGACTATCTTCCGGGAATGGtagttctctctctttctctctatttGGGATACAGTTTGTCATTGAGTAAGTTTTGTCTCCTAAAAGCAGTTAACTTTATGCAATAGGTGGGGTTGAACAACATACAAAAGACTGAGTTTGTGAATGTTACAATCCAGTCGTTGATGAGAGTTACTCCTTTAAGGAACTTTTTCCTTATCCCTGAGAACTATCAGCATTGCAAGTCTCCTCTTGTTCACCGCTTTGGGGAACTCACTCGTAAGATTTGGCATGCTCGAAACTTTAAAGGACAGGTCTGACTCTATTATCATGCCTCACTTTTTCATATCCTCACCTAATGAGAGGACCGACCTTGctaatttaatttacattttggCAACAGGTCAGTCCACATGAGTTCTTGCAAGCGGTCATGAAGGCTAGCAAGAAACGATTCAGGATAGGCCAGCAGTCAGATCCAGTAGAGTTCATGTCGTGGCTGCTCAACACTCTGCACATGGATCTTAGGCCTTCAAAGAACGCTAGCAGTATCATCCATCAGTGCTTCCAGGTATGCTTCTATCCTTTTGACACGTCAACGTAATGTAGTTCGATACAACTTCGTGCGAAAAGATGCATTTTCATATAATCTGGTAATCATCATCACAGGGTGAGTTGGAGGTTGTGAGAGAGTATCAAGGcaatgaaaacaaagaagtCTCCAGGATGCCTTTTCTGATGCTTGGGCTAGATTTGCCACCGCCTCCTCTTTTCAAAGATGTCATGGAGAAAAACATTATTCCACAGGTATATCACACACCTCTTGCTTTAGACTTTTAAGTTACGGCTATTTCAACCTTGCAAATTTTGCTGCGGTCCCTTTTACAAAACGCATTCCAGAAAGGGGGACATCATGATGAATAACATGTGCGGTGTGTTGAGCTAGAAAACTTACAAGGTTACTGTGTGATGTTTAGCATAGGGTTGACCGTCTTTTTTGGAATCCACTTTATGAGTTAGAAGAGTTCACTTGAGTCCTTTTTGGTTTGGAATCCACTAAGGATTGCCATTGCGTCTTTGAGTTTTTAGTTAGCAAAGTGAGATAAGCAGGAGctaattttgtttatgtttggtTCAGGTTGCTCTATTCGATTTATTGAAGAAGTTTGATGGAGAAACTGTGACGGAGGTGGTCCGCCCTAAGCTAGCCAGAATGAGATATCGTGTAACCAAGTCTCCTCCTTACCTGATGTTCCATATGGTTCGGTTCAAGAAGAATAACTTCTTCAAGGAGAAGAACCCTACCTTGGGTGAGTCTATTTGGATTTTTGTGACATTAATGTTTTACAAGGATCATTATTGCTTGGTTAATTTTGACTCAAATTTTGTCCACGGCACAGTTAACTTCCCAGTGAAAGACATGGAGCTGAGGGATTACATACCATCACTGCCTACTGCTGCAGAAGGCGAGAAGGTCTCTTCAAAGTACAATCTAATCGCCAACATTGTGCATGATGGTAAGCCTGAGGATGGGTACTTCAGAGTCTTCGTGCAGCGCAAGTCACAAGAACTATGGTAAGCTTTTATCCCTTGTAAAAAAAGTTGTGCTTCTTTTTTACTTGCGTGAGATAGGAATGTCAAAAATTTCACTTATCTCGTGTGTTAATGTTTCGCAAATGAGCTTTCTAGCATATCAGATATATCTCAGTTCGAACACACAGTGACGGGTATGTTAGCATAAAACTGACGGAATATTAATGTCAATGCATTGCAGGTACGAGATGCAGGATTTGCATGTGGCAGAAACACTTCCCCAAATGGTAGAACTATCAGAAGCATACATGCAGATATATGAGCTGCAGGAGGAATAGAGCAGAGCAGGAGACAAACTTTTACTCATCGCTTTAAGAGTTAGTTTTCCAGGTTTTTTCTTGGATTGAAGACTGAGATTGTAAAACTTGTTTCACAGCTTTTGGGAGATAATATTGTTCCTCTTAACTAGGCCAGAGAAAACCTGTAATAGCTTTGGATACATCATTTTGAAAGACCATTcaaggaaaaacaaaatatgagtTTTGGGAACATCATTGTGAGATTTTAAAAAGTTCATTACGTAAAAAGTTAGAGAACCCACTTCTTTCTAAGGTATTGTGAAGACCTTGAATCAAGCTTTATGACCTGACAACAAATGTTGACGAAACACAACCCAAAAGGATTGTTGTTAAATTGATTAAGAGAACCTTGATACTTGAGAAGGAAGAATGTGATCAAGTTAAAGATGATAATGCACAAAGACAGCGTTTCAGCAAGTTAAGAAATCAATTCTTCATAAGATCATCATCCATTCATCCCCAAGAAAACTAatacaaagaacaaaaaaaattctagactCTGAGAGTACCTTCACTTGCAAAAAATGAAAACCAACGTCGAAATTTCTGACAAAacgatgaacaaaaaaaactatatttatgaTCTTCTGGGCTCTTTTCCCCCTCATTGAGTTTTTGGCTTCTCGATCTTGACGTAAGGAAGAACTCCCAGAAAGTACTTCACCTTCGGATTCCATCCACGCTGCTGAGCTCGACAGAACATCAAGAACGTGTTGGCACAGTAGGAGTTGAAACTCATGAACACATGCCACAGGGCATGCCCCTGAGGGTTCACAGGCCACTGAGATATCCTCTCGCAGAAAACACGGTCACAGAACCAGCAAACACTCCCCACAAGAATCGTGGCGACATACCACTTGGCAATCCTTTTAGCCGCGGTATCCTCGGTGTGAATGTAGTACTTGTACATCCGAGGGATGCAGAGAAGGCAAAGGACCACGTAGTGGACCTTGAAACCGATCCCAAACCTGAGGAAAGCGTGGACAGCAGCGAAAGCAGCACCGTAGAGGAAGAGAAAAGTGGGCATGGTGCTTCTGTAATGCCAGTCCGGCGAGTAAAGGATGTACATGTAGAGAAGTATCTCCCACACCATCGGCGTCTCATCGCTCTGCTGTTGCCTGCGCTTGGATCAATCAAAAGAGACCAAAACTCGAATCAAGAAAAAAGCTAACAAGctagaaacttttttttgaagGGTAGTAACTAACTTACACGTGCTGCAAAGTGGCATGGTAGAGCATGCTGCCGATAGCGAGGATCATGTTGGAAATGTGGAGGATGCTGAACCTCTTCTCGAACCGTTGCCTTAAGGCGTTGACGAGACCGATGAGAGCCAAGAGGATCCCAGGGACGTTGGAGATGGTGTTGTAGAACTCTGCAATGTAAGAGGAGTAGGCGTAGTTCTTCTCACAACACTCTATGGTGGAAGTCACCGGACCCCAGAAGCTCGATATCCCATCTGCCATTTTTCTAATCCTTCTCGAAAACTCAAGTGTGAGACTTTTGACACTACAAATACCAAAAGTAAACAAACTCATCAGAAAACTAATCTCAAAGGAACCACACAGAAAGAGCTAAAAGAGTGATGGAGGATCTAGGTCAGATCAATACAAGGGATGATTCAGAAGAAAACCCAGATCCAAAAAGTCAGAAATGTGAAAACTTTACGATCGAGGAAGCGAAATAAGAGAATCTAAACACGAAACGGAACAAACGAAGAACAAACCGTTTAATCGAGGCGCGGGAAGGGTGTTAAAAGAGAtctattctctctctctccttcaccCAGCGAAAGCTCTTATAGTGTTGTTAATAAAACCTCTTAGCCATGGGAGATCGGAGGAATCAGATGCGAACAAATCTTCGGGATGACCTTTCTCGGAGTCTCTCTCTATTTCTCCCCTTCTCTGTTTCGACAATTGAGGGGTATTTTCGTCTTTTAATTTCTGGGATTTTGGATTAAGTTAagagaataaataaaagaaagaccTAGTGTGGCGCGCTGACTAGTATACACCGTCGACACTCGACATGTGATGATGGTGGTCAAATGGTAAATTAGTGATTAGTAAATTTGTATTTGGGTTTTAATGTGGATTAAAAAATTACTGATTAGGGACGTATATTAAAGCTTTCTTACCTGATTTAGGTATTCAGATTATCATccaatcatttaaaatatgtagCTTGACTTTATGATTAATACAACTTTTTCacttgtttttttaaaaaaattggaaagaatttaatttaaaatttaagtaatTGTTTCTTAACAACAAAATAAGAAATGGCAAagctaaaatattcaaaatcatATGAAGCTTCTCATAGTTGCAAGCAGAAAAACGCTTTTATGGTTTCCCAGTTAACTTTGACTTGTTTTAACGGTTGAGAGATTTTCAtgaagaaattatttttaaccaaaaaaaaaacataaacttgGCAAGGATTAAGCACTAGCTAGTCACTGACCACTCATCAGGTAACCTAATAAAATTAGAAATGGCATCCTAAAACAATCACATTCATGTGAAGACTGAATCTTggcaatttgattttttttttttttgctcttatGTTTTACATAATTATCTTGTCTCCTTCTTTTGCTTGAGGCAATGTTcttatgtgtttttattatcCATGGTTTTCGTCATTGTATATTGTGATCTCTTGAGGGAAAGACGTATATGATCATCACATTCATGTGTTGGTtgagttttgtatgataaaaaagttataataaaaataaatttacaatttagAAAGTGACATTCTTCGGTAACGGATTTAAATTGGTAGACGCGAATATTACAGTATATATAATGAAACACCCTCTAACTCAGACAGAGTCTTCAGGCAAAATTGGATCTCAGAAAAGGATCTTTCTTTGTTCTTACGGAGGAAGACAAAAAAATCGATCAGCAGCTGGATTGGGACATTGTGATTGGAATATTGGATTTGATCATTGGAAGAATCAGCGAATCGCGAGTTGTGGTTATGGAAGGAGTAGGAGGAGGACGGTTAGGAAGATCCTCGACTCGTTACGGAGGACCGGCGACGGTGTTCACAGGGCCGGTGAggaagtggaagaagaagtgggtTCACGTCTCTCCCTCCGCCAAGAAACACAACAATCACTCCTCCTCCGCTGCTAATGGATCATCATCGCAGTTGCTTCTCTTCAAGTGGGCGCCATTGTCTCagaacaacgaagaagaagatggtcaAAGCGAGAGTCTTTCTCCGAGCGAGGACTCCGCACTAGATCCTCGCGGCGGCGCAGATTCAAATTCGTTCCGGTTAGGGTTTAATCGTTCATATCAAACATTTTTAGAAAGCCCTCTCACCCTTTTTGAGAGCTACATATGAAAAGGACACTCATTAGACTTAGCTTATGTCTTATGTCTCATTAGTACATCATGTTTTGAAAATGTTTCTTTCTAAAGTTGTGAACTTTGTTAGCAAGAAAGTTAAGACATTGGAGTTTCGTTTGCTGTATGGTTGAATCGTCTTTGGATTAAAATTATGGAGCTTCagtatttttttcattcattcAACATATTATTGGTCGTTTTATAGAGTTCTTGTGAAGTTTTTAAGTGGTGGGATTAAATGGTGTAGATCGCACTACTTGAAGAGCAGAAGAACCAAGTTACAGAAACTGAGGATGATGATaaggttgaagaagaagaagaagacgaaaaggctgaggaagaggagaagaaagaaattGAGCAAGACGCAAGTGCAGCAGAGCCAAGCGAGAAGAAAGCACAAATTGAGGAAAAACCAGACATGAATGATGTTCCTATGGAAGATAATCAGGTaacattttctctttttttttttgtcctcaCGCTGCAAATTTTGAATACACTACAGTCTATTTGAAGAAGTGATCTTAAATTAGATACTTGAATCTCTCTATCTGTTTCTCAGCAGGAGGAAGAAAAAACAGTGCGACAAGATCTGAACGAAAGCAGTAAGGATTCGGGACTCAACTTGAACGCAAACGATGTAGATGTAGATTCTGAAAACAATTCCAAAGGGGCCGAGCCATTAGAAGAGTGATATATACTGGCGCCATTTACGTCCCCTTGTCCTCAAGGTTCACCACGTTGTCAGGAACAATGACCAAATACAGAAAAGTAGAAAGCAGTTGTTAGAGATGGATGCAGATCCTTGTTCTGGTCTGTACTTCCACACGGCttgttcttttttccttttgctGACCAGACTCGATTCATTTGGAACTAAACATTCGATTCATAGAAGATATTTTGTTCtgaattttaatttgattatgaATGATGCAGTTTCATAGGATATGAATAGAGCTTTTGACCTCATTGATTTAAGCAAATAACAAACCTCAGGAAAATGATGTTTCAGATTCATTATTACATTCCTGTGACATCTCTGGTACTATTGATATCGAGTCTTTTATTCATGTTCTTCTGGTGGAAGTGGCATAATGATGGACGACTGTTCAATGTGTCAACTTAAATATGTCGGCACGGAGAGAGAGAAGACTGTTATTGTATAGAAAGGGAAGAAGAGCTTATAAGGTACTTATCACAGCCGCAGGAGAAGCTCACTGAAACAAAGTTCCCATAGATACCGCATCAAAGACAGAGAGAAGCGTTTATGGGGTATTAAAAAGATGAACTTATTTCATAGTAAATCGACCCTTAAGATCTGAGAATGAAAAGGAAAAATCAAATATCATGAAACTAGATTTTCAAACACAAGCAATATGGAGATGATATCCCATCTTTCCTTTGATGCTTTCATCTTCTTGTTTTTCGTCGTAATCATTCTTTGGCAACAACAGGCTCCACATCAGATGCAAAATCGTTTCTGTAGAGCAAAAACAAAATGTTCACTAGTTAACAAAATGTTCATTAGTAGAAACTAGAAAGCATTGCAAATAATAGCCAAAAAGAAGATATAAGATATTAGAAGAAATGTAAGAAGTAATGGGATCTCACTTGATTTACGAGCAAGCTGGTACATGCCAGTCCCAGCCATAGCAACATTGACGCTAAAGAGGTTCCAGTTTTTCTGtaaatcaaaatcaaacaaaagtCAGAAAAGAGGCGTGATGGCATTATATGCATAATGAGAAGTGTTCAAGAAAAGGACAACTCACGGGAGTGATAACCATGCTGTAACGAGACCAGATAACTCCAGTGCATGTAACAGCTAAAAGAGATAATATTAGAGTAAGATCATTGAGAGGTATGACAAAGACAAACAAAGGAAAGGAAAGTGGGATGCAATTACCAATCTGTTGAGGGTATGATATTTTGTCAGTAGGTTTAGCAAAGTCTGCAATGTTAGCAATGCTTATTCCCCACTTGAACGTTGGCGCCCAGAAATGaactgaccaaaaaaaaacaagagacaCTTGTTCACATCCACAACCAGTTTCAGACTGCTTATTAACATCATCACTTGTTTAATTACAGTTCTGTTCTGAGAATTGGATAGCACAGACTTAGAACAAAACACGAGGATTATCAATTCACTGATgtataaaagaagaaagagtGATCCTTTGTTGTGTACCATCAAAGTTCTTACATTTCCCCAAAGATCATATATCAATCCTAATCCGAAAAGTCAAAAACCCACCaacaaagttttgatttttatcagTAAAAAACAAACCAGGATTCACCACAATGAGTCCTAGATTGCTCAATTATCCAAAATCGAGAGTAGATCGAAAAAGGTAACATCTTTGAATAGGAGGAGGGACTCACTGGTTTTAGGACCGGCAGGGTGATTCCACAGAGCTTGAAGCCTCGATGTCGCCATTTGATATTCGATCAATCAATCTTCTCTCTCCCCACCAGATTCTCTTTTTCGTTTCCTTTCCTCCGTCTCTTCTTCTTACCAAAGGGCTGCTGGTAAAATACGATGTCGTTTAGACACAAAAGCCTGCACTCGAGGGCTTTTCAGTCATTTCCGCTTCTCCTCTCTGTTTTCTCTCAGTTGACTTTTGAGATTTAAAAAGTCGTCGACAAGACTTTTCAGATATATCACTATAAGAAAAATAGCGCAAGGTACCGTACATACAAGTCGTTCTTCTCTGATGGTGAAGCTGTTGAGAGACTGCTTCCTTTGTATCTCTTCTTGTTCAGGGAACTCAGACGCCATGGCTCGACCCTTCATCTTGTGGCTTCACGGTTTGGGAGACTCTGGACCCGCCAACGAAAACATCAAGACAGTTTTCAAGTCCCCGGAGCTGAGTGACGCTAAGTGGCTCTTCCCTTCTGCTCCATACAATCCCGTTACCTGCAACCGTACGATCTTCcttgttatatttattgtcTTTGTTCTTtggattcatatttttttattgctcTGTGGTTTGGTGTCCAATATAAAGATCAAAATGTTGTCTGAAAAAAATCTTTGATCCTTGtttcattattgtttttattgtgCAGAGGGTCGGGTGATGCCTTCTTGGTTTGATGTCCCTGAGCTTCCTTTTAGAGCGGTATTTCTTTCCTTCTCTCTTGATCTGAACTCTCTAAACTGCTAGCTACTTCCACACCCTTGGATTTTGTAACGTTATGTAATATTAGCAttcttgcattttttttttacaaattctaTTTGACGGGATCACGTCTAGTAAGTAACTTTGGTTTATGTGTTAGGGATCTCGAATTGATGAAACCAGCATTCTTGAAGCTGTTAAGAAGGTCCATGCGATTATAGACCAGGAGATTGCTAGAGGAACGAGACCAGAAAATGTGTTTATCTGTGGAATAAGCCAAGGAGGTTgctctctctctactctctttGCCTCTTTTCATGAATCTTCACTTGCAATTGGTGGCTCCTAACACTAAGATTCTGAATGCAGGTGCTTTAACATTGGCTAGTGTTCTTCTTTATCCAAAAACACTTGGAGGAGGAGCTGTCCTTAGCGGTTGGGTTCCATTGTTGGATAAGCTTGAATAACTTGAGAATCAAGTAATAGATCTCCTACCGAGATATGGATTAGGAGATAAGATAAGTCCCTGAtatttaggagttatctaaatATCATATGTGTTGTTATCTTAGGGCTTTGGTTTTATATATAAGAGATGTCGATGTGTGGCATCCTTGTGTGGTTTTATAAGCTTTAGTTTTGAGAGGATTTTCTAAAGCAAGTTTGAGGTTAATAAGAAGAGCAAGGTCTTATTACTTTTGGTTTGTGATTGTTATATTTCGGATTCTACACGTGGTATCAGAGCTTGCCAGAGTTCGATCGGAAGAGAGAAACAATGGGAGATTTGTCGACTGTGATAGTAAAACCGAAGGTTACTGGATCGCCGTTCTTTACTTGTCCTATGCTGAACTCAGCAAACTATACTGTATGGGCAATAAGGATAACGGTTCTACTCAAGCTACATAAAGTTTGGGAAGTTGTGGAAACAGAGTCTACAGATTCTGAGAAGAATAATGTAGCGATTGCACTGATTTTTCAGTCCATACCAGAAACACTTATCTTACAAGTGGGGAATCTAAGCACCGCAAATAAGGTATGGGAAGCAGTGAAATCGAGACACATGGGGGCTGAACGAGTTCGAGAAGCTAGACTACAGACTCTCCAGTCTGAATTTGAGAGATTGAAGATGAAGGAGGATGAAAAGATCGATGACTTTGTGGGAAAGTTAGCTGAGATATCATCTAAGTCAGCCGCTCTTGGTGAAACGATTGAGGAAACAAAGTTGGTTAAGAAATTCTTGTCTAGTCTTCCCCGGAGAAAGTTTATACATATCGTAGCCGCACTTGAGCAGGTTCTCGATTTGAAGACTACAACTTATGAAGATATTGTTGGACGAATCAAAACGTTTGAGGAGCGTGTTACTTTGGACGAAGAAGAATCGCAGGAGAATCAGAAACTCATGTATGCGAACTCTGACTCAAACTCTGCCTCTGCAAACCATGACTCCAATGGCTACTATCGTGGAAGGGGACGTGGTGGAAGGTATTATAACAGAGGTAGAGGAAGAGGACGCTATAATGGTGGACGCTACAACGATCGAAGTTACGGAGAGGTTGATCTTTCTAAGATCACGTGTTTCCGCTGCGATAAGAGTGGACATTATGCTTCTACTTGTCCTGATCGTCTGCTGAAGTTGCAAGAGACCACAGAAACTAAGGAGAAGGAGACAGACACGACAGAAGCAGAAGAGCTAATGATGAGTGAACTGATGATGAATGAAGTTGAGCTAATGATGAACGAAGTAGTTTACTTGAATGAGAAGAACATCAATCCGCAGGAACTTGGGATCAACTCCGATGATGTCTGGTACTTAGACAATGGCGCGAGCAATCACATGACGGGGAATAGAAGTTACTTCAAAAGTCTTGATGAATCTGTCACAGGAAAGGTGAGGTTTGGAGATGATTCCCGTATTGACATAAAAGGGAAAGGATCGATTCTGTTTTGCAGTAAAGATGGAGGAAATAAAATCATTGCAGATGTCTATTACATACCAGACTTAAAGAGCAACATCATTAGTCTTGGTCAGGCTACTGAGTCAGGTTGTGATGTAAAGATGAAGGATGACTATCTCACTCTAAGCGACAGAAACGGGAAGCTCATAGCGAGAGCCAAGAGGTCAAGAAATCGACTATACAAGGTCCACATCAATATAGTCAATCCGATATGTCTGCAAGTTACTACTCTAAGCGACTCAGATAAATGGCATGCACGACTTGGGCACATTGGAAAGGATTCAATGAGGAAGATGATTAAGAAGGAGATGGTGACTGGAATACCTAATATTGAAGTAGAAAAGGATACATGTTCTTCATGCATGCTTGGGAAGCAAGCAAGAGGCTCGTTCCCGCAAACGACCACATACAGAGCAGAGAAA
It encodes:
- the LOC108850084 gene encoding carboxylesterase SOBER1; amino-acid sequence: MARPFILWLHGLGDSGPANENIKTVFKSPELSDAKWLFPSAPYNPVTCNQGRVMPSWFDVPELPFRAGSRIDETSILEAVKKVHAIIDQEIARGTRPENVFICGISQGGALTLASVLLYPKTLGGGAVLSGWVPLLDKLE
- the LOC130511046 gene encoding mitochondrial pyruvate carrier 4-like isoform X2, which encodes MATSRLQALWNHPAGPKTIHFWAPTFKWGISIANIADFAKPTDKISYPQQIAVTCTGVIWSRYSMVITPKNWNLFSVNVAMAGTGMYQLARKSKTILHLMWSLLLPKNDYDEKQEDESIKGKMGYHLHIACV
- the LOC130511693 gene encoding alkaline ceramidase translates to MADGISSFWGPVTSTIECCEKNYAYSSYIAEFYNTISNVPGILLALIGLVNALRQRFEKRFSILHISNMILAIGSMLYHATLQHVQQQSDETPMVWEILLYMYILYSPDWHYRSTMPTFLFLYGAAFAAVHAFLRFGIGFKVHYVVLCLLCIPRMYKYYIHTEDTAAKRIAKWYVATILVGSVCWFCDRVFCERISQWPVNPQGHALWHVFMSFNSYCANTFLMFCRAQQRGWNPKVKYFLGVLPYVKIEKPKTQ
- the LOC130511692 gene encoding uncharacterized protein LOC130511692, whose product is MKSEREEVKNGGFEKEEEERELKRKRAMERSPPIDELEDDEGDAFKGRGKHSRHVVVRRDCPYLDTVNRQVLDFDFERFCSVSLSNLNVYACLVCGKYFQGRSQRSHAYTHSLEAGHHVYINLLTEKVYCLPDSYEINDPSLDDIRHVLNPRFSRGQVEELDRNKQWSRALDGSDYLPGMVGLNNIQKTEFVNVTIQSLMRVTPLRNFFLIPENYQHCKSPLVHRFGELTRKIWHARNFKGQVSPHEFLQAVMKASKKRFRIGQQSDPVEFMSWLLNTLHMDLRPSKNASSIIHQCFQGELEVVREYQGNENKEVSRMPFLMLGLDLPPPPLFKDVMEKNIIPQVALFDLLKKFDGETVTEVVRPKLARMRYRVTKSPPYLMFHMVRFKKNNFFKEKNPTLVNFPVKDMELRDYIPSLPTAAEGEKVSSKYNLIANIVHDGKPEDGYFRVFVQRKSQELWYEMQDLHVAETLPQMVELSEAYMQIYELQEE
- the LOC130511046 gene encoding mitochondrial pyruvate carrier 4-like isoform X1 — encoded protein: MATSRLQALWNHPAGPKTIHFWAPTFKWGISIANIADFAKPTDKISYPQQIGNCIPLSFPLFVFVIPLNDLTLILSLLAVTCTGVIWSRYSMVITPKNWNLFSVNVAMAGTGMYQLARKSKTILHLMWSLLLPKNDYDEKQEDESIKGKMGYHLHIACV